A stretch of Megalobrama amblycephala isolate DHTTF-2021 linkage group LG14, ASM1881202v1, whole genome shotgun sequence DNA encodes these proteins:
- the LOC125245811 gene encoding serine/threonine-protein kinase pim-3-like isoform X4, with the protein MAVPSAARSSSCRAKGDVTWPNCPGCHGGFSCERELNRKTYRTQEEEKNSFFPQQAVEDLEPESDPEPPSPAPDLEPESDPEPPSPAPDLEPESDPEPPSPAPDLEPESDPEPPSPAPDHSGVKPINEKPTERRKRKRIRSFLNRLWKAMKSPFRCCCPCSDVDVVEPFVPPPDLEPEPDPEPPSPAPDLEPEPDPEPPSPAPDHSGVKPINESFESLYNVGAMLGSGGFGRVYEGTRKFDGKKVAIKQMLKIDNDRYLHIPGHPKPLVTEVALLLMMRREPICPYVIHLYEWFEHPQTFTLVMEYPEPCESLHDFIARNPRLCEPAAQLIVLQAMMALLHCLERGVFHHDIHAENFLWNKDTFRLKLIDFGCGQLFSSDGYESKIYIGAPLYCPPEVLTEPRFHAVPTNVWALGVLLYKMVNGCLPFRSRREITQAKITFHNSTLSEGNNILAVLGGRLDPKPEVQPQPDRELGARPRLSENTRDCETGTKSSSIITATFALF; encoded by the exons ATGGCTGTGCCCTCCGCTGCCAGGTCAAGTTCCTGTCGAGCCAAAGGAGACGTTACGTGGCCTAACTGCCCAGGGTGCCATGGAGGCTTCTCCTGTGAGCGAGAGCTCAACAG AAAAACCTACAGAAcgcaggaagaggaaaagaaTTCGTTCTTTCCTCAACAGGCCGTGGAAG ATCTGGAGCCAGAGTCTGATCCCGAGCCGCCGTCACCTGCTCCAGATCTGGAGCCAGAGTCTGATCCCGAGCCGCCGTCACCTGCTCCAGATCTGGAGCCAGAGTCTGATCCCGAGCCGCCGTCACCTGCTCCAGATCTGGAGCCAGAGTCTGATCCCGAGCCACCGTCACCTGCTCCAGATCACTCCGGCGTCAAGCCAATTAATG AAAAACCTACAGAAcgcaggaagaggaaaagaaTTCGTTCTTTCCTCAACAGGCTGTGGAAGGCGATGAAGAGTCCTTTCCGGTGCTGTTGCCCCTGTAGTGATGTGGATGTTGTGGAGCCTTTTGTCCCTCCACCAGATCTGGAGCCAGAGCCTGATCCCGAGCCACCGTCACCTGCTCCAGATCTGGAGCCAGAGCCTGATCCCGAGCCACCGTCACCTGCTCCAG ATCACTCCGGCGTCAAGCCAATTAATG aGTCCTTTGAGTCTCTGTATAACGTGGGAGCGATGCTTGGATCCGGAGGATTTGGCAGGGTGTACGAGGGAACGCGCAAATTTGATGGCAAAAAG gtTGCCATCAAGCAGATGCTCAAGATTGACAACGATCGTTATCTTCATATT CCTGGGCACCCCAAACCTCTCGTTACCGAAGTGgcgctgctgctgatgatgaggCGAGAACCCATATGCCCCTACGTCATACATCTATACGAGTGGTTTGAACATCCTCAAACGTTCACTCTCGTTATGGAGTACCCGGAACCCTGCGAGAGCCTGCATGACTTCATCGCCCGTAACCCTCGACTGTGTGAACCAGCCGCACAGCTCATCGTGCTACAGGCTATGATGGCGCTACTACACTGCCTCGAGCGTGGTGTTTTTCACCATGACATCCATGCTGAGAATTTTCTGTGGAACAAAGACACGTTTCGTCTCAAGCTGATAGACTTTGGCTGCGGTCAGCTATTTAGTAGTGATGGCTACGAGAGCAAAATATACATCG GAGCACCGCTTTACTGCCCACCTGAAGTCCTGACCGAACCTCGCTTCCACGCCGTCCCAACAAATGTCTGGGCCCTAGGAGTCTTGTTGTATAAGATGGTGAACGGATGTCTTCCTTTTCGCAGTAGAAGAGAAATCACACAGGccaaaattacatttcataACTCCACATTATCCGAAG GAAATAACATACTTGCTGTCCTTGGTGGAAGACTTGACCCGAAGCCTGAAGTCCAACCCCAACCTGACAGGGAACTCGGAGCCCGTCCACGTCTGAGCGAGAACACGAGAGACTGCGAGACTGGAACCAAATCATCAAGCATCATCACAGCCACATttgctttgttttaa
- the LOC125245811 gene encoding serine/threonine-protein kinase pim-3-like isoform X3, with the protein MAVPSAARSSSCRAKGDVTWPNCPGCHGGFSCERELNRKTYRTQEEEKNSFFPQQAVEDLEPEPDPEPPSPAPDLEPESDPEPPSPAPDLEPESDPEPPSPAPDLEPESDPEPPSPAPDLEPESDPEPPSPAPDHSGVKPINEKPTERRKRKRIRSFLNRLWKAMKSPFRCCCPCSDVDVVEPFVPPPDLEPEPDPEPPSPAPDHSGVKPINESFESLYNVGAMLGSGGFGRVYEGTRKFDGKKVAIKQMLKIDNDRYLHIPGHPKPLVTEVALLLMMRREPICPYVIHLYEWFEHPQTFTLVMEYPEPCESLHDFIARNPRLCEPAAQLIVLQAMMALLHCLERGVFHHDIHAENFLWNKDTFRLKLIDFGCGQLFSSDGYESKIYIGAPLYCPPEVLTEPRFHAVPTNVWALGVLLYKMVNGCLPFRSRREITQAKITFHNSTLSEGNNILAVLGGRLDPKPEVQPQPDRELGARPRLSENTRDCETGTKSSSIITATFALF; encoded by the exons ATGGCTGTGCCCTCCGCTGCCAGGTCAAGTTCCTGTCGAGCCAAAGGAGACGTTACGTGGCCTAACTGCCCAGGGTGCCATGGAGGCTTCTCCTGTGAGCGAGAGCTCAACAG AAAAACCTACAGAAcgcaggaagaggaaaagaaTTCGTTCTTTCCTCAACAGGCCGTGGAAG ATCTGGAGCCAGAGCCTGATCCCGAGCCGCCGTCACCTGCTCCAGATCTGGAGCCAGAGTCTGATCCCGAGCCGCCGTCACCTGCTCCAGATCTGGAGCCAGAGTCTGATCCCGAGCCGCCGTCACCTGCTCCAGATCTGGAGCCAGAGTCTGATCCCGAGCCGCCGTCACCTGCTCCAGATCTGGAGCCAGAGTCTGATCCCGAGCCACCGTCACCTGCTCCAGATCACTCCGGCGTCAAGCCAATTAATG AAAAACCTACAGAAcgcaggaagaggaaaagaaTTCGTTCTTTCCTCAACAGGCTGTGGAAGGCGATGAAGAGTCCTTTCCGGTGCTGTTGCCCCTGTAGTGATGTGGATGTTGTGGAGCCTTTTGTCCCTCCACCAGATCTGGAGCCAGAGCCTGATCCCGAGCCACCGTCACCTGCTCCAG ATCACTCCGGCGTCAAGCCAATTAATG aGTCCTTTGAGTCTCTGTATAACGTGGGAGCGATGCTTGGATCCGGAGGATTTGGCAGGGTGTACGAGGGAACGCGCAAATTTGATGGCAAAAAG gtTGCCATCAAGCAGATGCTCAAGATTGACAACGATCGTTATCTTCATATT CCTGGGCACCCCAAACCTCTCGTTACCGAAGTGgcgctgctgctgatgatgaggCGAGAACCCATATGCCCCTACGTCATACATCTATACGAGTGGTTTGAACATCCTCAAACGTTCACTCTCGTTATGGAGTACCCGGAACCCTGCGAGAGCCTGCATGACTTCATCGCCCGTAACCCTCGACTGTGTGAACCAGCCGCACAGCTCATCGTGCTACAGGCTATGATGGCGCTACTACACTGCCTCGAGCGTGGTGTTTTTCACCATGACATCCATGCTGAGAATTTTCTGTGGAACAAAGACACGTTTCGTCTCAAGCTGATAGACTTTGGCTGCGGTCAGCTATTTAGTAGTGATGGCTACGAGAGCAAAATATACATCG GAGCACCGCTTTACTGCCCACCTGAAGTCCTGACCGAACCTCGCTTCCACGCCGTCCCAACAAATGTCTGGGCCCTAGGAGTCTTGTTGTATAAGATGGTGAACGGATGTCTTCCTTTTCGCAGTAGAAGAGAAATCACACAGGccaaaattacatttcataACTCCACATTATCCGAAG GAAATAACATACTTGCTGTCCTTGGTGGAAGACTTGACCCGAAGCCTGAAGTCCAACCCCAACCTGACAGGGAACTCGGAGCCCGTCCACGTCTGAGCGAGAACACGAGAGACTGCGAGACTGGAACCAAATCATCAAGCATCATCACAGCCACATttgctttgttttaa
- the LOC125245811 gene encoding serine/threonine-protein kinase pim-3-like isoform X6: MAVPSAARSSSCRAKGDVTWPNCPGCHGGFSCERELNRKTYRTQEEEKNSFFPQQAVEDLEPEPDPEPPSPAPDLEPESDPEPPSPAPDLEPESDPEPPSPAPDLEPESDPEPPSPAPDLEPESDPEPPSPAPDHSGVKPINESFESLYNVGAMLGSGGFGRVYEGTRKFDGKKVAIKQMLKIDNDRYLHIPGHPKPLVTEVALLLMMRREPICPYVIHLYEWFEHPQTFTLVMEYPEPCESLHDFIARNPRLCEPAAQLIVLQAMMALLHCLERGVFHHDIHAENFLWNKDTFRLKLIDFGCGQLFSSDGYESKIYIGAPLYCPPEVLTEPRFHAVPTNVWALGVLLYKMVNGCLPFRSRREITQAKITFHNSTLSEGNNILAVLGGRLDPKPEVQPQPDRELGARPRLSENTRDCETGTKSSSIITATFALF, translated from the exons ATGGCTGTGCCCTCCGCTGCCAGGTCAAGTTCCTGTCGAGCCAAAGGAGACGTTACGTGGCCTAACTGCCCAGGGTGCCATGGAGGCTTCTCCTGTGAGCGAGAGCTCAACAG AAAAACCTACAGAAcgcaggaagaggaaaagaaTTCGTTCTTTCCTCAACAGGCCGTGGAAG ATCTGGAGCCAGAGCCTGATCCCGAGCCGCCGTCACCTGCTCCAGATCTGGAGCCAGAGTCTGATCCCGAGCCGCCGTCACCTGCTCCAGATCTGGAGCCAGAGTCTGATCCCGAGCCGCCGTCACCTGCTCCAGATCTGGAGCCAGAGTCTGATCCCGAGCCGCCGTCACCTGCTCCAGATCTGGAGCCAGAGTCTGATCCCGAGCCACCGTCACCTGCTCCAGATCACTCCGGCGTCAAGCCAATTAATG aGTCCTTTGAGTCTCTGTATAACGTGGGAGCGATGCTTGGATCCGGAGGATTTGGCAGGGTGTACGAGGGAACGCGCAAATTTGATGGCAAAAAG gtTGCCATCAAGCAGATGCTCAAGATTGACAACGATCGTTATCTTCATATT CCTGGGCACCCCAAACCTCTCGTTACCGAAGTGgcgctgctgctgatgatgaggCGAGAACCCATATGCCCCTACGTCATACATCTATACGAGTGGTTTGAACATCCTCAAACGTTCACTCTCGTTATGGAGTACCCGGAACCCTGCGAGAGCCTGCATGACTTCATCGCCCGTAACCCTCGACTGTGTGAACCAGCCGCACAGCTCATCGTGCTACAGGCTATGATGGCGCTACTACACTGCCTCGAGCGTGGTGTTTTTCACCATGACATCCATGCTGAGAATTTTCTGTGGAACAAAGACACGTTTCGTCTCAAGCTGATAGACTTTGGCTGCGGTCAGCTATTTAGTAGTGATGGCTACGAGAGCAAAATATACATCG GAGCACCGCTTTACTGCCCACCTGAAGTCCTGACCGAACCTCGCTTCCACGCCGTCCCAACAAATGTCTGGGCCCTAGGAGTCTTGTTGTATAAGATGGTGAACGGATGTCTTCCTTTTCGCAGTAGAAGAGAAATCACACAGGccaaaattacatttcataACTCCACATTATCCGAAG GAAATAACATACTTGCTGTCCTTGGTGGAAGACTTGACCCGAAGCCTGAAGTCCAACCCCAACCTGACAGGGAACTCGGAGCCCGTCCACGTCTGAGCGAGAACACGAGAGACTGCGAGACTGGAACCAAATCATCAAGCATCATCACAGCCACATttgctttgttttaa
- the LOC125245811 gene encoding serine/threonine-protein kinase pim-3-like isoform X7, producing MAHMMGERGGQAVRSADSFDGWLCPPLPGQVPVEPKETLRGLTAQGAMEASPVSESSTEKPTERRKRKRIRSFLNRPWKAVEDLEPESDPEPPSPAPDLEPESDPEPPSPAPDLEPEPDPEPPSPAPDHSGVKPINESFESLYNVGAMLGSGGFGRVYEGTRKFDGKKVAIKQMLKIDNDRYLHIPGHPKPLVTEVALLLMMRREPICPYVIHLYEWFEHPQTFTLVMEYPEPCESLHDFIARNPRLCEPAAQLIVLQAMMALLHCLERGVFHHDIHAENFLWNKDTFRLKLIDFGCGQLFSSDGYESKIYIGAPLYCPPEVLTEPRFHAVPTNVWALGVLLYKMVNGCLPFRSRREITQAKITFHNSTLSEGNNILAVLGGRLDPKPEVQPQPDRELGARPRLSENTRDCETGTKSSSIITATFALF from the exons ATGGCTCACATGATGGGTGAAAGAGGAG GTCAGGCTGTCAGGTCCGCCGACAGCTTCGATGGATGGCTGTGCCCTCCGCTGCCAGGTCAAGTTCCTGTCGAGCCAAAGGAGACGTTACGTGGCCTAACTGCCCAGGGTGCCATGGAGGCTTCTCCTGTGAGCGAGAGCTCAACAG AAAAACCTACAGAACGCAGGAAGAGGAAACGAATTCGTTCTTTCCTCAACAGGCCGTGGAAGGCCGTGGAAG ATCTGGAGCCAGAGTCTGATCCCGAGCCACCGTCACCTGCTCCAGATCTGGAGCCAGAGTCTGATCCCGAGCCACCGTCACCTGCTCCAGATCTGGAGCCAGAGCCTGATCCCGAGCCACCGTCACCTGCTCCAGATCACTCCGGCGTCAAGCCAATTAATG aGTCCTTTGAGTCTCTGTATAACGTGGGAGCGATGCTTGGATCCGGAGGATTTGGCAGGGTGTACGAGGGAACGCGCAAATTTGATGGCAAAAAG gtTGCCATCAAGCAGATGCTCAAGATTGACAACGATCGTTATCTTCATATT CCTGGGCACCCCAAACCTCTCGTTACCGAAGTGgcgctgctgctgatgatgaggCGAGAACCCATATGCCCCTACGTCATACATCTATACGAGTGGTTTGAACATCCTCAAACGTTCACTCTCGTTATGGAGTACCCGGAACCCTGCGAGAGCCTGCATGACTTCATCGCCCGTAACCCTCGACTGTGTGAACCAGCCGCACAGCTCATCGTGCTACAGGCTATGATGGCGCTACTACACTGCCTCGAGCGTGGTGTTTTTCACCATGACATCCATGCTGAGAATTTTCTGTGGAACAAAGACACGTTTCGTCTCAAGCTGATAGACTTTGGCTGCGGTCAGCTATTTAGTAGTGATGGCTACGAGAGCAAAATATACATCG GAGCACCGCTTTACTGCCCACCTGAAGTCCTGACCGAACCTCGCTTCCACGCCGTCCCAACAAATGTCTGGGCCCTAGGAGTCTTGTTGTATAAGATGGTGAACGGATGTCTTCCTTTTCGCAGTAGAAGAGAAATCACACAGGccaaaattacatttcataACTCCACATTATCCGAAG GAAATAACATACTTGCTGTCCTTGGTGGAAGACTTGACCCGAAGCCTGAAGTCCAACCCCAACCTGACAGGGAACTCGGAGCCCGTCCACGTCTGAGCGAGAACACGAGAGACTGCGAGACTGGAACCAAATCATCAAGCATCATCACAGCCACATttgctttgttttaa
- the LOC125245811 gene encoding serine/threonine-protein kinase pim-3-like isoform X5 has translation MAHMMGERGGQAVRSADSFDGWLCPPLPGQVPVEPKETLRGLTAQGAMEASPVSESSTEKPTERRKRKRIRSFLNRPWKAVEDLEPESDPEPPSPAPDLEPESDPEPPSPAPDLEPESDPEPPSPAPDLEPEPDPEPPSPAPDHSGVKPINESFESLYNVGAMLGSGGFGRVYEGTRKFDGKKVAIKQMLKIDNDRYLHIPGHPKPLVTEVALLLMMRREPICPYVIHLYEWFEHPQTFTLVMEYPEPCESLHDFIARNPRLCEPAAQLIVLQAMMALLHCLERGVFHHDIHAENFLWNKDTFRLKLIDFGCGQLFSSDGYESKIYIGAPLYCPPEVLTEPRFHAVPTNVWALGVLLYKMVNGCLPFRSRREITQAKITFHNSTLSEGNNILAVLGGRLDPKPEVQPQPDRELGARPRLSENTRDCETGTKSSSIITATFALF, from the exons ATGGCTCACATGATGGGTGAAAGAGGAG GTCAGGCTGTCAGGTCCGCCGACAGCTTCGATGGATGGCTGTGCCCTCCGCTGCCAGGTCAAGTTCCTGTCGAGCCAAAGGAGACGTTACGTGGCCTAACTGCCCAGGGTGCCATGGAGGCTTCTCCTGTGAGCGAGAGCTCAACAG AAAAACCTACAGAACGCAGGAAGAGGAAACGAATTCGTTCTTTCCTCAACAGGCCGTGGAAGGCCGTGGAAGATCTGGAGCCAGAGTCTGATCCCGAGCCACCGTCACCTGCTCCAGATCTGGAGCCAGAGTCTGATCCCGAGCCACCGTCACCTGCTCCAGATCTGGAGCCAGAGTCTGATCCCGAGCCACCGTCACCTGCTCCAGATCTGGAGCCAGAGCCTGATCCCGAGCCACCGTCACCTGCTCCAGATCACTCCGGCGTCAAGCCAATTAATG aGTCCTTTGAGTCTCTGTATAACGTGGGAGCGATGCTTGGATCCGGAGGATTTGGCAGGGTGTACGAGGGAACGCGCAAATTTGATGGCAAAAAG gtTGCCATCAAGCAGATGCTCAAGATTGACAACGATCGTTATCTTCATATT CCTGGGCACCCCAAACCTCTCGTTACCGAAGTGgcgctgctgctgatgatgaggCGAGAACCCATATGCCCCTACGTCATACATCTATACGAGTGGTTTGAACATCCTCAAACGTTCACTCTCGTTATGGAGTACCCGGAACCCTGCGAGAGCCTGCATGACTTCATCGCCCGTAACCCTCGACTGTGTGAACCAGCCGCACAGCTCATCGTGCTACAGGCTATGATGGCGCTACTACACTGCCTCGAGCGTGGTGTTTTTCACCATGACATCCATGCTGAGAATTTTCTGTGGAACAAAGACACGTTTCGTCTCAAGCTGATAGACTTTGGCTGCGGTCAGCTATTTAGTAGTGATGGCTACGAGAGCAAAATATACATCG GAGCACCGCTTTACTGCCCACCTGAAGTCCTGACCGAACCTCGCTTCCACGCCGTCCCAACAAATGTCTGGGCCCTAGGAGTCTTGTTGTATAAGATGGTGAACGGATGTCTTCCTTTTCGCAGTAGAAGAGAAATCACACAGGccaaaattacatttcataACTCCACATTATCCGAAG GAAATAACATACTTGCTGTCCTTGGTGGAAGACTTGACCCGAAGCCTGAAGTCCAACCCCAACCTGACAGGGAACTCGGAGCCCGTCCACGTCTGAGCGAGAACACGAGAGACTGCGAGACTGGAACCAAATCATCAAGCATCATCACAGCCACATttgctttgttttaa
- the LOC125245811 gene encoding serine/threonine-protein kinase pim-3-like isoform X1 — translation MAVPSAARSSSCRAKGDVTWPNCPGCHGGFSCERELNRKTYRTQEEEKNSFFPQQAVEDLEPEPDPEPPSPAPDLEPESDPEPPSPAPDLEPESDPEPPSPAPDLEPESDPEPPSPAPDLEPESDPEPPSPAPDHSGVKPINEKPTERRKRKRIRSFLNRLWKAMKSPFRCCCPCSDVDVVEPFVPPPDLEPEPDPEPPSPAPDLEPEPDPEPPSPAPDHSGVKPINESFESLYNVGAMLGSGGFGRVYEGTRKFDGKKVAIKQMLKIDNDRYLHIPGHPKPLVTEVALLLMMRREPICPYVIHLYEWFEHPQTFTLVMEYPEPCESLHDFIARNPRLCEPAAQLIVLQAMMALLHCLERGVFHHDIHAENFLWNKDTFRLKLIDFGCGQLFSSDGYESKIYIGAPLYCPPEVLTEPRFHAVPTNVWALGVLLYKMVNGCLPFRSRREITQAKITFHNSTLSEGNNILAVLGGRLDPKPEVQPQPDRELGARPRLSENTRDCETGTKSSSIITATFALF, via the exons ATGGCTGTGCCCTCCGCTGCCAGGTCAAGTTCCTGTCGAGCCAAAGGAGACGTTACGTGGCCTAACTGCCCAGGGTGCCATGGAGGCTTCTCCTGTGAGCGAGAGCTCAACAG AAAAACCTACAGAAcgcaggaagaggaaaagaaTTCGTTCTTTCCTCAACAGGCCGTGGAAG ATCTGGAGCCAGAGCCTGATCCCGAGCCGCCGTCACCTGCTCCAGATCTGGAGCCAGAGTCTGATCCCGAGCCGCCGTCACCTGCTCCAGATCTGGAGCCAGAGTCTGATCCCGAGCCGCCGTCACCTGCTCCAGATCTGGAGCCAGAGTCTGATCCCGAGCCGCCGTCACCTGCTCCAGATCTGGAGCCAGAGTCTGATCCCGAGCCACCGTCACCTGCTCCAGATCACTCCGGCGTCAAGCCAATTAATG AAAAACCTACAGAAcgcaggaagaggaaaagaaTTCGTTCTTTCCTCAACAGGCTGTGGAAGGCGATGAAGAGTCCTTTCCGGTGCTGTTGCCCCTGTAGTGATGTGGATGTTGTGGAGCCTTTTGTCCCTCCACCAGATCTGGAGCCAGAGCCTGATCCCGAGCCACCGTCACCTGCTCCAGATCTGGAGCCAGAGCCTGATCCCGAGCCACCGTCACCTGCTCCAG ATCACTCCGGCGTCAAGCCAATTAATG aGTCCTTTGAGTCTCTGTATAACGTGGGAGCGATGCTTGGATCCGGAGGATTTGGCAGGGTGTACGAGGGAACGCGCAAATTTGATGGCAAAAAG gtTGCCATCAAGCAGATGCTCAAGATTGACAACGATCGTTATCTTCATATT CCTGGGCACCCCAAACCTCTCGTTACCGAAGTGgcgctgctgctgatgatgaggCGAGAACCCATATGCCCCTACGTCATACATCTATACGAGTGGTTTGAACATCCTCAAACGTTCACTCTCGTTATGGAGTACCCGGAACCCTGCGAGAGCCTGCATGACTTCATCGCCCGTAACCCTCGACTGTGTGAACCAGCCGCACAGCTCATCGTGCTACAGGCTATGATGGCGCTACTACACTGCCTCGAGCGTGGTGTTTTTCACCATGACATCCATGCTGAGAATTTTCTGTGGAACAAAGACACGTTTCGTCTCAAGCTGATAGACTTTGGCTGCGGTCAGCTATTTAGTAGTGATGGCTACGAGAGCAAAATATACATCG GAGCACCGCTTTACTGCCCACCTGAAGTCCTGACCGAACCTCGCTTCCACGCCGTCCCAACAAATGTCTGGGCCCTAGGAGTCTTGTTGTATAAGATGGTGAACGGATGTCTTCCTTTTCGCAGTAGAAGAGAAATCACACAGGccaaaattacatttcataACTCCACATTATCCGAAG GAAATAACATACTTGCTGTCCTTGGTGGAAGACTTGACCCGAAGCCTGAAGTCCAACCCCAACCTGACAGGGAACTCGGAGCCCGTCCACGTCTGAGCGAGAACACGAGAGACTGCGAGACTGGAACCAAATCATCAAGCATCATCACAGCCACATttgctttgttttaa
- the LOC125245811 gene encoding serine/threonine-protein kinase pim-2-like isoform X2, giving the protein MAVPSAARSSSCRAKGDVTWPNCPGCHGGFSCERELNRKTYRTQEEEKNSFFPQQAVEDLEPEPDPEPPSPAPDLEPESDPEPPSPAPDLEPESDPEPPSPAPDLEPESDPEPPSPAPDLEPESDPEPPSPAPDHSGVKPINEKPTERRKRKRIRSFLNRLWKAMKSPFRCCCPCSDVDVVEPFVPPPDLEPEPDPEPPSPAPDLEPEPDPEPPSPAPDHSGVKPINESFESLYNVGAMLGSGGFGRVYEGTRKFDGKKVAIKQMLKIDNDRYLHIPGHPKPLVTEVALLLMMRREPICPYVIHLYEWFEHPQTFTLVMEYPEPCESLHDFIARNPRLCEPAAQLIVLQAMMALLHCLERGVFHHDIHAENFLWNKDTFRLKLIDFGCGQLFSSDGYESKIYIGAPLYCPPEVLTEPRFHAVPTNVWALGVLLYKMVNGCLPFRSRREITQAKITFHNSTLSEECADLISQCLARDPTKRPTLEQMFQHEWITSDLDWGSSGDSVCL; this is encoded by the exons ATGGCTGTGCCCTCCGCTGCCAGGTCAAGTTCCTGTCGAGCCAAAGGAGACGTTACGTGGCCTAACTGCCCAGGGTGCCATGGAGGCTTCTCCTGTGAGCGAGAGCTCAACAG AAAAACCTACAGAAcgcaggaagaggaaaagaaTTCGTTCTTTCCTCAACAGGCCGTGGAAG ATCTGGAGCCAGAGCCTGATCCCGAGCCGCCGTCACCTGCTCCAGATCTGGAGCCAGAGTCTGATCCCGAGCCGCCGTCACCTGCTCCAGATCTGGAGCCAGAGTCTGATCCCGAGCCGCCGTCACCTGCTCCAGATCTGGAGCCAGAGTCTGATCCCGAGCCGCCGTCACCTGCTCCAGATCTGGAGCCAGAGTCTGATCCCGAGCCACCGTCACCTGCTCCAGATCACTCCGGCGTCAAGCCAATTAATG AAAAACCTACAGAAcgcaggaagaggaaaagaaTTCGTTCTTTCCTCAACAGGCTGTGGAAGGCGATGAAGAGTCCTTTCCGGTGCTGTTGCCCCTGTAGTGATGTGGATGTTGTGGAGCCTTTTGTCCCTCCACCAGATCTGGAGCCAGAGCCTGATCCCGAGCCACCGTCACCTGCTCCAGATCTGGAGCCAGAGCCTGATCCCGAGCCACCGTCACCTGCTCCAG ATCACTCCGGCGTCAAGCCAATTAATG aGTCCTTTGAGTCTCTGTATAACGTGGGAGCGATGCTTGGATCCGGAGGATTTGGCAGGGTGTACGAGGGAACGCGCAAATTTGATGGCAAAAAG gtTGCCATCAAGCAGATGCTCAAGATTGACAACGATCGTTATCTTCATATT CCTGGGCACCCCAAACCTCTCGTTACCGAAGTGgcgctgctgctgatgatgaggCGAGAACCCATATGCCCCTACGTCATACATCTATACGAGTGGTTTGAACATCCTCAAACGTTCACTCTCGTTATGGAGTACCCGGAACCCTGCGAGAGCCTGCATGACTTCATCGCCCGTAACCCTCGACTGTGTGAACCAGCCGCACAGCTCATCGTGCTACAGGCTATGATGGCGCTACTACACTGCCTCGAGCGTGGTGTTTTTCACCATGACATCCATGCTGAGAATTTTCTGTGGAACAAAGACACGTTTCGTCTCAAGCTGATAGACTTTGGCTGCGGTCAGCTATTTAGTAGTGATGGCTACGAGAGCAAAATATACATCG GAGCACCGCTTTACTGCCCACCTGAAGTCCTGACCGAACCTCGCTTCCACGCCGTCCCAACAAATGTCTGGGCCCTAGGAGTCTTGTTGTATAAGATGGTGAACGGATGTCTTCCTTTTCGCAGTAGAAGAGAAATCACACAGGccaaaattacatttcataACTCCACATTATCCGAAG AATGTGCAGATCTGATTAGCCAGTGCCTAGCCCGGGATCCCACTAAACGGCCGACGTTAGAGCAGATGTTTCAGCATGAATGGATTACAAGTGATCTAGATTGGGGAAGTTCAGGAGATTCAGTCTGTCTGTGA